CGAAACCGCCAGCCCCGCATGCCGAGCCTTGACGTCGGTCACCAGCGTCCCCGCCGCGAACCGCAGGTCGGGCGCCCACTCGGGACCCATCCAGGCCATCTGGCCTTCGGTCCACACGCCGAAGTGGAACGGGTGCCCGGTGGCGTGATTCTCCTTGCCGATGTTCGGAAAGTAGATGTCGCGAATCAGGTAGTCGCGGCCGAAAGCCACGAGCAGCGCGCCGTTGGCGAGCGGAAGGTCACGAGGCATGGAGGACCATTGGGGTGAAGCGTGGAGATCGCGCCTATCGCGGAATCCCGTTCGCGTAGCCGGCCACGGCCACGAGATGGCACGCGCTGCCGCCGAGCACGAACAGATGCCAGACCAGATGCGCATACCGCATCCGGGGCCTGGTATAGAAGAGGACCCCGAGCGTGTAGAAGGCGCCACCGGCCAGCAGCCAGGCGAGGCCCGCCGGACCCACCGCCACCGCCAGCGGGTGGATGGCCACCACCACCAGCCAGCCCATGAGCAGGTACACCGCCGTGGACAGGCGCGGGTACTTGAATCCCACCCCCGCCTTGAGCACGATCCCCGCCAGCGCCAGCGTCCAGATCGTCCCCAGCAGGCTCCAGCCCCACGGACCGCGCAGCGCGCCGAGCGCGAACGGCGTGTAGGTGCCCGCAATGAGCAGGTAGATCGCGCCGTGGTCCACCACGCGCAGCACCGGCTTGGCATGCGACCGCGCCGGCACCGCGTGGTAGAGCGTGGACGCGCCGTACAGCAGCACCAGCGTGCTGGCATAGATGGCGCCCGCCACCACCTGCCACGCATTGTGATGCCGGGCGCCGGCGATCACGAGCAGCGGCAGCGCCGCCACGCTCGCCAGGAATCCAGCGCCGTGGCTCACCGAATTGGCGATCTCCTCGCCCAGCGTCTGGGGACGGTCCGACATCGCTAGCGCGTCACCGCGTAGTAGATCACGTACAGCCACGAGAAGAATCCGTGGACGATGGCCCACAGAATCGAGTGCGACTGGGACCACGAGATCGTGATCGCCAGCGCCGTCCCGAACCCCACCCCCGTCTTGGCCACTTCCACCCGCGAGAAGCCGGATCTGTCGCTCATCGGTGCCTCCGAATTCGTGATCCCTACCCG
This sequence is a window from Gemmatimonadaceae bacterium. Protein-coding genes within it:
- a CDS encoding hemolysin III family protein; its protein translation is MSDRPQTLGEEIANSVSHGAGFLASVAALPLLVIAGARHHNAWQVVAGAIYASTLVLLYGASTLYHAVPARSHAKPVLRVVDHGAIYLLIAGTYTPFALGALRGPWGWSLLGTIWTLALAGIVLKAGVGFKYPRLSTAVYLLMGWLVVVAIHPLAVAVGPAGLAWLLAGGAFYTLGVLFYTRPRMRYAHLVWHLFVLGGSACHLVAVAGYANGIPR